In Lemur catta isolate mLemCat1 chromosome 1, mLemCat1.pri, whole genome shotgun sequence, one DNA window encodes the following:
- the FBXO40 gene encoding F-box only protein 40, which translates to MGRARRPLPGQHRHCEGCFNRHCRAPVEPSVSCLVINCHLLCGAAFHMCKEAEHALLCPLEQVPCLNSEYGCPLSMSRHKLAKHLQVCPASVVCCSMEWNRWPNVDSETTLHENIMKEPPSEECLDTALALQDQKVLFRSLKMVELFPETRDASEEEPAVNGEASPEDGAGAAGGDDSGLLPRGCLSAANGEAAELSQEEREALAKTKEGMDLDKFGKWENMFSKEHAASALAKSSASCESKSRNGSGKEQISGGKNAAEGEGTAKEEEPQENQKQRDFRTTMETTGLAPWQDGVLERLKTAVDAKDYNMYLVHNGRMLIHFGQMPACTPKERDFVYGKLEAQEVKTVHTFKVPVSYCGKRARLGDAMLSCRPSEHKAVDTSDLGITVEDLPKADLIKTTLQCALERELKGHVISESRSIDGLFMDFATQTYNFEAEQFSSGTVLADLVTPASPGGLHVELHSECVTRRHNKSSSAFTFTCNKFFRRDEFPLHFKNVHTDIQSCLNGWFQHRCPLAYLGCTFVQNYFRPPGQKAKVIYSQELKTFAIKPEVAPELSEGRKNNHLSGHRGKSQNSLTSLPLEILQYIAGFLDSISLSQLSQVSVLMRNICATLLQERGMVLLQWKKKRYSHGGASWRVHRQIWQFSSLFSKIKSWEFNEVTSMSEHLKACPFNIVERKTDPILLTSMCEPREQARESLVSTFRARARGRYTS; encoded by the exons ATG GGCAGGGCGCGCAGGCCCCTCCCGGGGCAGCACAGGCATTGTGAGGGATGCTTCAACCGCCACTGCCGTGCTCCGGTGGAGCCCAGCGTCTCCTGCCTGGTGATAAACTGCCACCTGCTCTGCGGCGCTGCCTTCCACATGTGCAAAGAGGCAGAGCACGCGCTCCTCTGCCCGCTGGAGCAGGTTCCGTGCCTCAATTCGGAATATGGCTGCCCCCTTTCCATGTCCCGCCACAAGCTGGCCAAGCACCTGCAGGTGTGCCCCGCCAGCGTGGTCTGCTGCTCCATGGAGTGGAACCGCTGGCCAAACGTGGACTCCGAAACCACCCTTCACGAGAACATCATGAAAGAGCCCCCCAGCGAGGAGTGTTTGGACacagccctggccctgcaggaCCAGAAAGTCCTCTTCAGATCCTTGAAAATGGTCGAACTTTTCCCAGAAACTAGAGATGCCAGCGAGGAGGAGCCAGCTGTGAATGGGGAAGCCAGCCCGGAGGACGGGGCAGGGGCGGCGGGTGGAGACGACTCCGGTTTGCTGCCGCGCGGCTGCCTGTCGGCTGCTAACGGGGAGGCGGCAGAGCTGAGTCAAGAAGAACGCGAGGCCTTGGCCAAAACCAAAGAAGGGATGGACCTGGACAAGTTTGGCAAGTGGGAAAATATGTTCAGCAAAGAGCATGCAGCCTCTGCTTTAGCAAAGTCCTCGGCAAGCTGTGAGAGCAAGAGCAGGAACGGCTCCGGGAAAGAACAGATTTCCGGTGGCAAGAACGCGGCGGAGGGAGAGGGCACTGCCAAAGAGGAAGAACCACAGGAAAACCAGAAGCAGCGGGACTTTCGCACAACCATGGAAACGACAGGGCTTGCTCCTTGGCAGGATGGCGTCCTGGAAAGATTGAAAACAGCTGTGGATGCAAAGGACTACAATATGTATCTAGTGCACAACGGGCGGATGCTTATTCACTTTGGCCAGATGCCGGCTTGTACGCCTAAGGAGAGAGACTTTGTTTATGGCAAGCTTGAGGCTCAGGAAGTTAAGACTGTTCACACCTTCAAAGTTCCTGTGAGCTACTGTGGAAAGCGAGCTCGACTTGGAGATGCCATGTTGAGCTGTAGGCCAAGTGAGCACAAGGCGGTGGATACTTCAGATTTGGGCATCACTGTGGAGGACCTGCCCAAAGCAGATCTCATCAAGACCACCCTCCAGTGTGCTTTGGAAAGAGAACTCAAAGGTCACGTCATCTCTGAATCCAGGAGCATTGATGGGCTGTTCATGGATTTTGCCACACAGACGTACAACTTTGAGGCAGAACAGTTTTCCTCTGGGACAGTGCTGGCTGACCTCGTAACCCCTGCCAGCCCCGGGGGACTCCACGTGGAGCTCCACAGCGAGTGTGTGACCAGGAGACACAACAAGAGCAGCTCTGCTTTCACTTTCACTTGCAACAAATTCTTCAGGAGGGATGAATTCCCCCTGCACTTCAAGAATGTTCACACAGACATTCAGTCATGTCTCAACGGCTGGTTCCAGCACCGATGCCCCCTCGCCTACTTGGGGTGCACATTTGTTCAAAACTATTTCCGTCCCCCGGGGCAAAAGGCAAAGGTGATCTAtagccaggagctcaagaccttTGCCATCAAGCCGGAGGTTGCTCCAGAGCTGAgtgagggaaggaaaaacaacCATCTCTCAGGCCACAGAGGAAAAAGCCAGAATTCTCTAACCAGCCTACCCCTGGAGATTTTGCAGTACATTGCTGGGTTCTTAGACAGCATCAGCCTGTCCCAGCTCTCCCAGGTGTCCGTGCTGATGAGGAATATCTGCGCCACTTTGCTACAAGAGAGAGGGATGGTCCTGCTGCAATGGAAGAAGAAGAGGTATTCCCACGGAGGCGCCTCCTGGAGAGTCCACAGACAG ATCTGGCAGTTCAGCAGCCTCTTCTCCAAAATCAAGAGCTGGGAGTTTAATGAAGTCACCTCCATGTCCGAGCACCTGAAGGCCTGTCCTTTCAACATTGTAGAGCGCAAAACTGACCCGATTCTTTTAACCAGCATGTGTGAGCCCCGTGAGCAGGCCCGAGAAAGCCTGGTCTCCACCTTTAGAGCCAGAGCACGAGGAAGATACACCTCCTAA